The Helianthus annuus cultivar XRQ/B chromosome 15, HanXRQr2.0-SUNRISE, whole genome shotgun sequence genomic sequence aataaaaacatctctttatttaggtacttttatagccacttttccaagccttcagtgctgtccagctggcttctatttggctttcgcattttgttacctgaaacacatttaaaaacattttgtcagtgggaaatactggtgagtgaatctcagtttaatcaagaagaatTTTATCCCCtttaacagtattgagagcgagtataatgtttacatctacacaattactcattcagtactgtcagtccagactggtgggtcatattacacattggctaactctttgtccaatggtaacgtgttccacattttgtatacaaaaccccaacataccggcagtaattgaagaattacaaagactcaatcactgctaattataatttaaaataaataaaggttttgtaaaaacagtttgcaaaaaggtttacaaaaaggagattactcacattacTGTCTTATgttttcctttagggtttcctggtgattatctattaattacataaatgcacacgcgttagtataatagcccaatatttacattagtaataccctccccgagacggcatttcaacgactacgtcgggcagaacctcgacagctttacggaaccctggatcaatcgggcagcatatctaatacgtaatcggggttatgatacttacaacgaggtagaacttcgttatttagggggtataatgcccgagtATAGCTTATACTATATAGAATTTCGAGAGAGAAAGTTGAGAAATGAACGAGTTGGACTGAAGGCCGATCGAGGGAATTTATAGGGCTGCTCAGGGGGTTTGTCGTTCCCTACGAAGACCACACcaaggtcttacgcggcccgcgacataggGTTGATAGGCTTTAGCCTTGACCGGTCATCGAACTAGACTCGACACGATCTCGACACGTGGCAGCTCAGGGTATCGTCCTAATCTTGAgatgtcgcgccccgcgtagctCGAAGAGTAaggcttcgcggcccgcgagcacttatattttctgatttttatttaatttttaattatataggGTATTTAGGGCTCAGTTTTAGCATACGGGGTATCttaagacatattgggacattctaattatttttagggtgtcgaaaaatttaggagggttgttatagatATACTATACTGCCTGCGACATTGTGACGTTTTGTTTCATTTCCCTGATCTAGCAGACCCTTATTTTTGTTTAGACTAGTCACTTAGGGTTGTTAATTGGGTCGTTTTTATAAAACTTTTAAACAGGCCCTTATTTAAAGAAACTTTGGGTCTTTTAACAGGGCATTTATTTATACAAACATCCAGAATttttttgaatatatatatatatatatatatatatatatatatatatatatatatatagggggctgctagaatgaaaaccaccccgagttgtaagaaccgcgagaactacaccccacggagcgccgttcgccgcgattttttttttacaagtagatgtgtgcattataaacacggccgtaaaaaatcacggcgaacggcgctccgtggggtgtagttttttacacctcaagtttggtgttttttaattttttttcttttttctttttttttcaccaaacttgaggtgtaaaaaactacaccccacggagcgccgttcgccgtgattttttacggctgtgtttataatgcacacatctacttgtaaaaaaaaatcgcggcgaacggcgctccgtggggtgtagttctcgcggttcttacaactcgaggtggttttcattctagcggctccctatatatatatatatatatatatatatatatataatttaaaaaatttTCGGGTCCTATGTTAATTTGGGCCCTGATCGCAGACACCTCCTGCACCACCTCATAGACGGCCCTGTCTGATGATCCGTCCAAAGTCGTTGATTAGGATTCAAGAACCACATATTAGGGCTCGTTTGCTTCACGAATCCATTGAGATTAGAATTTGGATTTCATATGCATCGTCAGAGAtttcttttattttgtttaatttatCTTAATCGAGGTTTTATTAtgttataaaaaattaaaattacttTTATAACACCATATTAATCCAATCAAATTTAAATGCATATTTTAACACTTAAAAACATAAAACGTTTTGGTGTAGACTTggtttggcaaaaaaaaaaaaaaaaaaaaaaaaaaaaaaaaaaaaaaaaaaaaaaaaccagcaATGGTACGACCCGGTAAAAATCACTAAAATACAAGTAAAGAAAGCCGAGTAACTTAACAAGTTTAAAGGTTTGTTGATaaaaaagagaagaaaaagaaaatgcTCCTTGAGTCCTTGTAAAGTTGGAACACCTACACTTTTTTAAGATTTATTCCACTATCCTTTTAACTAAGGGAAAAAAAAACTGATTTTAGTTTTCAGTATTGTTGGATAGATGTTGGAAAAATTACGAGCTCGATCAAATtacaaatttcaaaaaatttattGTAACGTGGCTAGTGGTGTGGGTCCCTCTACAACGAATACAAATACATAAACCAATTACGTACAACGATGATCCAAGTACACCCCACTTATCCTTTAACATGGACTTGAACAAATTTTACGAAACATGGCACGAAGAACTCCACCACCACATCCACCACCTTACCAACTCCCCCCGTCCACCCACCACCCCCGATCACCACCACCAACTCACCCAACTCCTTAACCAACTCCTCCTCCACTTCTCCCAGTACTACCGAGTCACCTCACTCGCCGCCACCCAAAACACCCTCTTCTACCCACGGTGGTCCACCACCCTCGAACGCTCCCTCCACTGGCTCACCGGCTGGCGCCCCACCACCCTCTTTCACCTCCTCTACACCGAGTCCGGCATCCTATTCGAGTCCCGCTTGTTCGACATCATCCACGGTGTACAAACCGGCGATTTGGGTGACCTTACGGCGCCCCAGTTGACCCGACTCAGTGAGTTACAATGCGAGACGGTTAAGCTAGAGAACGCCATCTCCGATGAGATGTCAGAGTGGCAGGATGATACCGTTGGTGTCATGGGAAGGACAAGTGTAGACGTTGATATTATCGGGCAGCTGGTGAAGATTGTGGACAAGGCTAATGACCTACGGTTG encodes the following:
- the LOC110902438 gene encoding protein DOG1-like 2; translated protein: MDLNKFYETWHEELHHHIHHLTNSPRPPTTPDHHHQLTQLLNQLLLHFSQYYRVTSLAATQNTLFYPRWSTTLERSLHWLTGWRPTTLFHLLYTESGILFESRLFDIIHGVQTGDLGDLTAPQLTRLSELQCETVKLENAISDEMSEWQDDTVGVMGRTSVDVDIIGQLVKIVDKANDLRLRTLAKVVEVLTPQQAVDLMIAAARLQLGICRLGLKHDRERIEPSKQNQKAC